One window of the Rosa rugosa chromosome 3, drRosRugo1.1, whole genome shotgun sequence genome contains the following:
- the LOC133738874 gene encoding F-box/LRR-repeat protein 10 isoform X2 has protein sequence MFDVSFSLRHDFARVWALASEKLTSLEIGYVSSVMVTELLSPNFELPQSANRIQPSILPNIHKLSLSVDYITDAMVGTISKGLTSLTHLDLRDAPLIEPRVTFDLTNSGLQLINQHGKLKHLSLVRSQEFLFSYFKRVNDLGLLLLADKCEKMESIFLGGFCRVTDTGFKTILHSCSTLYKLRVSHGTQLTDLVFHDISATSLSLTHVSLRRCTLLTNHAVTNLASNKDLKVLDLRDCRNLGNEALRAIGNLHNLKTLLLDGSDISDLGLSYLRPRVISSLITLSVRGCKKLTDKCISALFDGSSKLALQELDLSNLPNLSDNGVLLLARSRIPLLELRMRQCPLIGDTSVVVLASMLVDEERWHGNCLRLLDLFNCGGITAVAFRWLKKPYFPRLRWLGVTGCVNRDTVDALARSRPFLHVSCHGEELGAEQWDTGDDFHMHDYDEMDELEQWLQEGDYESGDEEMVEAENVAEAME, from the coding sequence ATGTTTGATGTCTCGTTTTCGCTGCGTCATGACTTTGCTCGAGTTTGGGCTTTGGCCTCTGAGAAACTCACTTCTCTTGAGATTGGCTACGTTTCATCTGTAATGGTGACTGAACTACTTAGCCCAAATTTCGAATTACCACAGTCAGCAAATCGTATTCAGCCTTCCATATTGCCTAATATTCATAAATTGTCCCTTTCTGTCGACTACATAACTGATGCCATGGTTGGTACTATATCTAAAGGTCTCACCTCCTTGACCCATTTGGATCTTCGAGATGCACCCCTCATTGAACCAAGAGTTACATTTGACCTTACCAACTCTGGCCTTCAATTGATAAATCAGCATGGAAAGTTGAAGCATTTATCATTGGTTCGGAGCCAGGAGTTTCTCTTCTCATATTTCAAACGAGTAAATGATCTTGGGCTCCTTTTATTAGCTGACAAGTGTGAAAAGATGGAAAGTATATTTCTCGGTGGCTTCTGTCGTGTTACAGACACAGGGTTCAAAACAATCTTGCATTCTTGCTCCACGCTCTACAAGCTTAGGGTGTCTCATGGGACTCAGTTAACTGATCTGGTTTTTCATGACATTTCTGCAACTTCCCTTTCTTTAACACACGTTAGCTTGAGACGGTGTACACTTTTAACCAACCATGCAGTCACTAATTTGGCTTCTAACAAGGATCTAAAAGTTCTTGATCTGAGAGATTGCAGAAACCTTGGGAATGAAGCCCTCCGAGCCATAGGCAATCTTCATAATTTGAAGACTTTATTATTGGATGGCTCCGATATCAGTGATCTGGGATTATCATACTTAAGACCAAGGGTTATAAGTTCACTAATTACATTGTCTGTTAGAGGCTGCAAGAAACTGACTGATAAATGCATCTCTGCTCTATTTGATGGCTCTTCTAAATTGGCGTTGCAAGAATTGGACCTATCAAATCTTCCGAATCTCTCTGACAATGGAGTTTTATTACTTGCAAGAAGTAGAATTCCGTTATTGGAACTACGAATGCGACAATGCCCACTCATAGGTGACACGTCTGTAGTGGTATTAGCTTCAATGCTGGTAGACGAGGAAAGGTGGCATGGTAATTGCTTGCGGTTGTTGGATCTGTTTAACTGTGGTGGCATTACCGCGGTTGCATTTCGGTGGCTGAAGAAACCATATTTTCCGAGGCTAAGGTGGTTGGGGGTTACAGGTTGTGTAAATAGAGATACAGTAGATGCTTTAGCTCGTAGTAGACCGTTCTTGCATGTGTCATGCCATGGTGAGGAGCTGGGGGCAGAGCAGTGGGATACCGGGGATGACTTTCAtatgcatgactatgatgagaTGGATGAGCTTGAACAGTGGCTTCAAGAAGGTGACTATGAGAGTGGCGATGAAGAGATGGTGGAGGCAGAAAACGTTGCAGAAGCAATGGAGTAG
- the LOC133738874 gene encoding F-box/LRR-repeat protein 10 isoform X1, protein MSLTNEIATVMESLDQLPAALLATILTKLDVSSICSVASTCTVFKACAQHILSFIPSFHLLETAPSMELLRPLLPPNPWLKTMKVNCGRLDDSAIQVLLQPSLHELCMLNCADFSGKLLSEIGGRCKDLRSLCLGSVAEKRGRAIHISDLEELLSGCTHLEALVLMFDVSFSLRHDFARVWALASEKLTSLEIGYVSSVMVTELLSPNFELPQSANRIQPSILPNIHKLSLSVDYITDAMVGTISKGLTSLTHLDLRDAPLIEPRVTFDLTNSGLQLINQHGKLKHLSLVRSQEFLFSYFKRVNDLGLLLLADKCEKMESIFLGGFCRVTDTGFKTILHSCSTLYKLRVSHGTQLTDLVFHDISATSLSLTHVSLRRCTLLTNHAVTNLASNKDLKVLDLRDCRNLGNEALRAIGNLHNLKTLLLDGSDISDLGLSYLRPRVISSLITLSVRGCKKLTDKCISALFDGSSKLALQELDLSNLPNLSDNGVLLLARSRIPLLELRMRQCPLIGDTSVVVLASMLVDEERWHGNCLRLLDLFNCGGITAVAFRWLKKPYFPRLRWLGVTGCVNRDTVDALARSRPFLHVSCHGEELGAEQWDTGDDFHMHDYDEMDELEQWLQEGDYESGDEEMVEAENVAEAME, encoded by the exons GAAACTGCGCCTTCTATGGAATTGTTGAGGCCTCTGTTGCCGCCAAACCCTTGGCTGAAGACGATGAAGGTGAACTGCGGCCGGCTCGATGATTCGGCCATCCAGGTTCTGCTGCAGCCTTCTCTGCACGAGCTTTGCATGCTCAATTGCGCGGATTTTAGCGGCAAATTGCTCTCGGAGATCGGAGGCCGGTGCAAGGATTTGAG GTCTCTCTGCTTGGGGTCGGTCGCTGAAAAAAGAGGGCGAGCTATTCATATTTCTGATTTGGAGGAGTTACTCAGTGGTTGCACTCATTTAGAA GCATTGGTCCTGATGTTTGATGTCTCGTTTTCGCTGCGTCATGACTTTGCTCGAGTTTGGGCTTTGGCCTCTGAGAAACTCACTTCTCTTGAGATTGGCTACGTTTCATCTGTAATGGTGACTGAACTACTTAGCCCAAATTTCGAATTACCACAGTCAGCAAATCGTATTCAGCCTTCCATATTGCCTAATATTCATAAATTGTCCCTTTCTGTCGACTACATAACTGATGCCATGGTTGGTACTATATCTAAAGGTCTCACCTCCTTGACCCATTTGGATCTTCGAGATGCACCCCTCATTGAACCAAGAGTTACATTTGACCTTACCAACTCTGGCCTTCAATTGATAAATCAGCATGGAAAGTTGAAGCATTTATCATTGGTTCGGAGCCAGGAGTTTCTCTTCTCATATTTCAAACGAGTAAATGATCTTGGGCTCCTTTTATTAGCTGACAAGTGTGAAAAGATGGAAAGTATATTTCTCGGTGGCTTCTGTCGTGTTACAGACACAGGGTTCAAAACAATCTTGCATTCTTGCTCCACGCTCTACAAGCTTAGGGTGTCTCATGGGACTCAGTTAACTGATCTGGTTTTTCATGACATTTCTGCAACTTCCCTTTCTTTAACACACGTTAGCTTGAGACGGTGTACACTTTTAACCAACCATGCAGTCACTAATTTGGCTTCTAACAAGGATCTAAAAGTTCTTGATCTGAGAGATTGCAGAAACCTTGGGAATGAAGCCCTCCGAGCCATAGGCAATCTTCATAATTTGAAGACTTTATTATTGGATGGCTCCGATATCAGTGATCTGGGATTATCATACTTAAGACCAAGGGTTATAAGTTCACTAATTACATTGTCTGTTAGAGGCTGCAAGAAACTGACTGATAAATGCATCTCTGCTCTATTTGATGGCTCTTCTAAATTGGCGTTGCAAGAATTGGACCTATCAAATCTTCCGAATCTCTCTGACAATGGAGTTTTATTACTTGCAAGAAGTAGAATTCCGTTATTGGAACTACGAATGCGACAATGCCCACTCATAGGTGACACGTCTGTAGTGGTATTAGCTTCAATGCTGGTAGACGAGGAAAGGTGGCATGGTAATTGCTTGCGGTTGTTGGATCTGTTTAACTGTGGTGGCATTACCGCGGTTGCATTTCGGTGGCTGAAGAAACCATATTTTCCGAGGCTAAGGTGGTTGGGGGTTACAGGTTGTGTAAATAGAGATACAGTAGATGCTTTAGCTCGTAGTAGACCGTTCTTGCATGTGTCATGCCATGGTGAGGAGCTGGGGGCAGAGCAGTGGGATACCGGGGATGACTTTCAtatgcatgactatgatgagaTGGATGAGCTTGAACAGTGGCTTCAAGAAGGTGACTATGAGAGTGGCGATGAAGAGATGGTGGAGGCAGAAAACGTTGCAGAAGCAATGGAGTAG